In Leclercia pneumoniae, the genomic window GTCCACGGCTCGGCACCAAACACCCCGACGCGCAGGGAGCACTGACTGGCGTCGCCACCCATCTGACGCTCCAGCTCTTCAATCAGATTCAGGCAGTAGGAAGGCGTGACCATAATCATATCCGGCTGGAAATCACGGATCAGCTGGGCCTGTTTTTCGGTCTGGCCGCCGGACATGGGGATCACCGTCGCCCCTAAACGCTCGGCGCCATAATGGGCACCCAGCCCGCCGGTAAAGAGCCCGTAGCCGTAGGCGACGTGAATTTTATCTTTTGCGCTGCCGCCCGCTGCACGCAGCGAGCGCGCAACCAGGTTGGCCCAGTTATCGATGTCATTCTGCGTATAGCCCACGACCGTCGGCTTTCCGGTCGTACCGGACGAGGCGTGGACGCGCACCACCTGCTCCATCGGCACGGCGAAGGTGTCGAACGGATAGTTATCACGCAGATCTTGTTTCGTGGTGCAGGGGAACTTGCGGATATCCGCCAGCTCTTTGAAATCATCAGGGTGAACGCCCGCCGCATCGAATTTGCGTTGATACATCGGGACGTTGTCGTAAGCGTGTTTTAGCGTCCACTTCAGACGCTGGGTTTGCAAAGCCTGCAGTTCATCAACGGAGGCGGTTTCAATCGGATCAAGCTTTGTTGTCGTTGTCATTGTAGGGTGCTCACAGTAAGAGTTGATCAAACACGCTCAAGGATCATGGCAATGCCCTGACCCACGCCGATACACATGGTGCAGAGTGCATACCGCCCGTTGCGGCGGTGCAGCTCATGAGTGGCCGCCAGCGCCAGTCTGGCCCCGCTCATCCCCAGCGGATGGCCTAACGCAATCGCCCCGCCGTTCGGGTTGACGTGGGCGGCATCATCCGCCAGACCCAGTTCACGTAGAACGCCCAGCGCCTGCGCGGCAAACGCCTCGTTCAGCTCAATCACGTCCATATCGTTGATGCTTAAACCGGCACGCTCCAGAACTTTGCGGGTGGCTGGCACCGGGCCAAGCCCCATCAGACGCGGCTCAACACCGGCGGTGGCCATCGCCACAATGCGCGCGCGCGGGGTTAAGCCCTGGCTGGCCGCCATGTCGGCGCTGGCGACGATCAGCGCTGCGGCGCCATCGTTCACCCCGGACGCGTTCCCGGCGGTCACCACCCCATCGGCACGGAAAGGGGCTTTCAGGCCAGCCAGCATCGCAAGCGTGGTGTCCGGTCGCAGGTGCTCATCGTGCTGCACTTCGGTCACGGCCCCTTTTTTGCCTTTCAGAACCACCGGCACAATCTCCTGCGCCAGAATGCCGCTGGCCTGCGCCTGGGCGGTGCGTTGTTGGCTGCGGTAGGCAAAGGCGTCTTGATCCTCACGGGAAATATTTAACAATTTGGCTACATTCTCTGCCGTTTCGGGCATGCTGTCAGTACCAAATTGCTGTGCCATGAGCGGGTTCACAAAACGCCAGCCGATGGTGGTATCAAAAATCTCGTTCTGCCGCTGAAAGGCGCTGGTGGCTTTGCCCATCACAAAGGGGGCACGGGACATCGACTCCACTCCCCCGGCGATCATCAGGTCGGCATCCCCGGCACGAATGGCGCGGGCCGCGAAGCCCAGTGCATCAAGGCCAGATCCGCACAGCCGGTTCAGCGTCGTACCGGAGACGGTCTGGGGCAGCCCGGCCAGCAGCAGCGACATGCGCGCCACGTTGCGGTTATCCTCCCCCGCCTGGTTGGCACAGCCGTAAATCACATCATCAATACATCCGGCATCCAGACCGGGATTACGCGCCAGCAACTCGCGCAGCGGGATGGCCCCCAGATCGTCGGTGCGTACGCCTGATAAGGCGCCAGCGTAGCGGCCAATCGGAGTGCGGATCCCGTCACAAATATAGGCGTCACGCATCATGCTTCTCCTGTGATAGTGCCGCCGATGCGGTGGGATTTCCCACGGAAGAAGGCGACGGTTTTCTGTTGTTGATTAACAATTTCGATGTCATACACGCCGGTCTGTTTGCCCTGGTGACGAACCTGCGCGGTGGCGGTCAGC contains:
- the pcaF gene encoding 3-oxoadipyl-CoA thiolase, producing MRDAYICDGIRTPIGRYAGALSGVRTDDLGAIPLRELLARNPGLDAGCIDDVIYGCANQAGEDNRNVARMSLLLAGLPQTVSGTTLNRLCGSGLDALGFAARAIRAGDADLMIAGGVESMSRAPFVMGKATSAFQRQNEIFDTTIGWRFVNPLMAQQFGTDSMPETAENVAKLLNISREDQDAFAYRSQQRTAQAQASGILAQEIVPVVLKGKKGAVTEVQHDEHLRPDTTLAMLAGLKAPFRADGVVTAGNASGVNDGAAALIVASADMAASQGLTPRARIVAMATAGVEPRLMGLGPVPATRKVLERAGLSINDMDVIELNEAFAAQALGVLRELGLADDAAHVNPNGGAIALGHPLGMSGARLALAATHELHRRNGRYALCTMCIGVGQGIAMILERV